Genomic DNA from Salinibacterium sp. NK8237:
CTTCGGCCGAGCGATGATGCGCCGGGTGATGCCGGATGCGCTGCGTCGCGTTCAGGAACATCGCGATGCCGGCCACCGCACCATCCTCGTCACCGGCACGATGGATCTCGTCGTGACTCCGTTCTTGCCGTACTTCGATGAGGTGATTGCGGGCCGGATGCACGAACGTGACGGTGTTCTCACGGGATTCTTGGCTGATCCGCCCCTCGTCGACGAAGCTCGGGCGGCGTGGCTATTGCACTACACCGACCAGCATGGCTTCAACCTCAGCCAGTCCTACGGTTACGGCGACAGTCATGCCGATATGCGCTGGCTTCAGCTTCTGGGACACGCCAATGCGGTAAATCCCGACGTCAACCTCTATAAGCACGCTCAAGAGAAGCGCTGGAATGTGCTCGACTGGAAGCGCCGCTCCCCTAACTCCCGCATCCCGCGACCTCGCGCCGCGGCCACTGCGAACACGGAAGGAGAGGAACAGAACTCGACGCCGTCGAGCTAGTTCCCACATCTCATGGCATTTGATATTGATCGCTACACGTCCACCTCTAAGAAGGTTCAGTGGGGCGACCTCGACTTCAGCGAGTTCGAGCGCAACCCGCTGCCCGACTCCACGCTGCGCAGCCTGCGCTACATGGCGGATGTCGAGTACCACACGGTCTGCTACCTGCGAGACCTGCTCGTCACGCCTTCCCACAAGGAGGTCGATGTCAGCGCGTTTATGACGATGTGGAACCGTGAAGAGTTCTGGCACGGCGAAGCGCTCTCGAAGGTGCTCGGCGCGCACGACGTCACTCTTGACTATGACGAGCTCAAGGCCACGCGCCTCAAGCTCGGTTGGAAAGACCGCCTCGACCCGATCAAACAGTCCGTACTCGGCAACGTGATTGGCAAAGACTTCATTGCTGTGCACATGATTTGGGGCGCAGCGAATGAATGGTCGGCTGTTGCCGCTTACAACCGCCTTGCCGACATGGAGAAACATCCCGTGCTGTCGGAATTGCTTCGCCGCATTGCGAAGCAAGAGGCACGTCACGTTGCGTTCTATGCGACCCAAGCTCGTGAGCGGCTTGCCAAGAGCAAGAAAGCGCAAGTCCTTGCGCGTTTCGCGCTCAAGGGTGCCTGGGGGCCAGTGGGTTCGAGCATCATGCCGGCCGAAGAAGTCACGCACGTGATGGGCCACTTGTTCTCGGGCGAAGATGGACTGCGAGAGATCCGCAAGCTCGACGAACATATTTCGCGCATGCCGGGCCTCGAAGGTTTGACCATTGTCGAGACCTCCATGAAAAAGTATGGCGTAGCCGCCTAACAGGCGTAGGCTGCTCGCTGGACTATTAGCCGCAATCGAATGAGTAAGTTGGAACTGTGGGCGTAAGAATCGAACGAATCGACCTTCCCGGGTTTGGCGTACGCAACGACGTCATTACGGGTTCAGGATGCCGCGTCAGCGTGGTTTCGCTGCGTTCAGGTGAGCGCGACCTCGCTTTCTTTAACGCTGACGACCCCGACTCCAACGCTGCGTCAATCTCGTTGACAGACGACGAAGCCTCCGCCATCGCGGAAGTTCTCGGGTCGTCTCTCACTCTCAGTCGCTTGTCGGCACTCGGCGAGAAAGCCGAAGGGTTGTTCAACGAAGAGATCTCGCTGCCTAACGGCTCCGACTTCGTGGGGCACCCCATGGGAGATATGAAAGCTCGCACTCTCACGAGTGCATCGATCGTTGCCATCGTGCGAGGCAATGACGTTGTCGCATCGCCCGGTCCCGAAGTTATTTTCGAGACCGGTGATGTCATCGTCGCGGTGGGTACTCGTCAGGGTCTCGACGCACTGGGCAAGCTCATCAATAACGGCCCAAGCTAAGCGCCGCGTATGCATGAGACGACGCAGCTACTCATCGAGGTTGGCGCTCTCCTGCTCGTACTCAGCATGCTCGGCAGAGTTGCCGCACGCTTCGGGTTTTCCGCGATCCCTCTTTACCTCCTCGCCGGTCTCGCTGTCGGCGAAGGTGGGCTTCTTCCACTGCAAGCTAGCGAAGAGTTCTTCGAGGTGGGCTCGCAAATTGGCGTGATCTTGCTGCTCGCGATGTTGGGGCTGGAGTACTCGGCCGATGAACTCATGTCGAATCTCAAGACGTCGCGCATTTCGGGAATTCTGGATGGCGTCTTCAACGCTCTTCCTGGCGCGCTGTTCGCGATTCTTTTGGGTTGGGAACCGGCCGCAGTGGTCGCTCTAGCCGGAGTGACGTGGGTCTCATCCTCCGGTGTTATCGCCAAGGTGGTGCGCGACCTTGGTCGCCTCGGAAACCGAGAAACCCCGGTCATCCTGTCGATTTTGGTGATGGAAGACCTAGCGATGGCGTTCTACCTTCCCGTGCTGTCGGCACTCGTGATCGGTGCCGGTCTCATGCAGGGCGCCATCACTGTGGCGATCGCCGTCGCCGTTGTCGTCACGATTCTTTATATAGCGCTCCGCCACGGACGCGTTCTGTCCCGCTTGCTCCCCCAGAAAAATGCTGAAGCATTGCTGCTGGGTGTGGTCGGGCTCACGATGCTCGTTGCAGGCCTTGCTGAGGCGGTGAACGTTTCTGCTGCCGTCGGCGCATTCTTAGTCGGTATCGCCATCTCCGGGCCAGTGGCCCATCAGTCGGCACAGCTCATCACTCCCCTGCGTGACCTCTTCGCTGCTGTCTTCTTCGTCTTCTTCGGGATTTCAACGTCACCCGCAGACATCATCCCTGTACTGCTACCGGCATTTGCTCTCGCGGTGCTGACCATCGGCACAAAAGCGTTTTCGGGTTACATGGCAGCGAAGCGTGCCGGAATCGCAGTGCCAGGCCGCTGGCGCACTGGTCTTGCCCTCACTCCCCGTGGAGAGTTTTCCATTGTAATCGCCGGGCTAGCCGTCGGAGCCGGCATCGAGCCCCTTCTCGCGCCGCTGGCAACCGCCTATGTACTCATGACGATCATTGCGGGCCCACTGCTGGCTCGTGTGCCCGACACCGCGTGGTTCAAGGCGAAGGTGCGCAAGACAGCGTCGGCGCCGCCGACGACACCTGTCGCTACTCGCT
This window encodes:
- a CDS encoding ferritin-like domain-containing protein, whose protein sequence is MAFDIDRYTSTSKKVQWGDLDFSEFERNPLPDSTLRSLRYMADVEYHTVCYLRDLLVTPSHKEVDVSAFMTMWNREEFWHGEALSKVLGAHDVTLDYDELKATRLKLGWKDRLDPIKQSVLGNVIGKDFIAVHMIWGAANEWSAVAAYNRLADMEKHPVLSELLRRIAKQEARHVAFYATQARERLAKSKKAQVLARFALKGAWGPVGSSIMPAEEVTHVMGHLFSGEDGLREIRKLDEHISRMPGLEGLTIVETSMKKYGVAA
- a CDS encoding cation:proton antiporter regulatory subunit, which codes for MGVRIERIDLPGFGVRNDVITGSGCRVSVVSLRSGERDLAFFNADDPDSNAASISLTDDEASAIAEVLGSSLTLSRLSALGEKAEGLFNEEISLPNGSDFVGHPMGDMKARTLTSASIVAIVRGNDVVASPGPEVIFETGDVIVAVGTRQGLDALGKLINNGPS
- a CDS encoding cation:proton antiporter, whose product is MHETTQLLIEVGALLLVLSMLGRVAARFGFSAIPLYLLAGLAVGEGGLLPLQASEEFFEVGSQIGVILLLAMLGLEYSADELMSNLKTSRISGILDGVFNALPGALFAILLGWEPAAVVALAGVTWVSSSGVIAKVVRDLGRLGNRETPVILSILVMEDLAMAFYLPVLSALVIGAGLMQGAITVAIAVAVVVTILYIALRHGRVLSRLLPQKNAEALLLGVVGLTMLVAGLAEAVNVSAAVGAFLVGIAISGPVAHQSAQLITPLRDLFAAVFFVFFGISTSPADIIPVLLPAFALAVLTIGTKAFSGYMAAKRAGIAVPGRWRTGLALTPRGEFSIVIAGLAVGAGIEPLLAPLATAYVLMTIIAGPLLARVPDTAWFKAKVRKTASAPPTTPVATR